A genomic segment from Lignipirellula cremea encodes:
- a CDS encoding aldose epimerase family protein, with amino-acid sequence MNRRVSVFVVAWVFSVLALAVSGQAWEKKAKMSVESSSYGKTADGSPITLYTCTNENGLVLKMIDYGAIVVSMQTPDRDGKLKNITLGHDSLAGYEMKHPHYGSTIGRYGNRIAKGKFTINGQEYSLAINNGVNHLHGGLVAFDRVVWKSEPVETADAVGVKFTRLSKDGEEGYPGNLDVTVVYTLTQNNELRIDYTATTDKPTHLNLTNHNYWNLAGAGAGKILDHQLQVNADQYVPVDDNLIPTGKLADVAGTPLDFREFHRVGERIQQIEADPIGYDHCYVIQRSQPGMAVAAKVKDPSSGRTMEVSTTQPGIQFYSGNFLNGSEAAHGHQQYEGFCLETQHYPDTPNQPTFPTTLLKPGETYHQTTVHRFGVE; translated from the coding sequence ATGAATCGTCGTGTTTCAGTATTTGTCGTGGCGTGGGTTTTTTCCGTTTTAGCGCTGGCCGTTTCGGGCCAGGCCTGGGAGAAGAAAGCAAAAATGAGCGTTGAGAGTTCGTCGTACGGAAAGACGGCCGATGGCAGCCCGATCACCCTGTATACCTGCACCAATGAGAATGGGCTGGTGCTGAAAATGATCGACTATGGGGCGATCGTGGTTTCGATGCAGACGCCGGATCGGGACGGCAAGCTGAAGAATATTACGCTCGGCCATGACTCGCTGGCCGGCTATGAAATGAAGCATCCCCATTACGGCAGCACGATCGGCCGGTACGGGAACCGCATCGCCAAAGGGAAATTCACCATCAATGGCCAGGAGTATTCGCTGGCCATCAACAACGGGGTGAACCACCTGCATGGCGGCCTGGTCGCGTTTGATCGCGTGGTGTGGAAGTCAGAGCCGGTCGAGACCGCCGACGCCGTCGGCGTAAAATTCACCCGCCTCAGCAAGGATGGCGAAGAAGGCTATCCGGGCAACCTCGACGTGACGGTCGTTTACACGCTCACCCAGAACAACGAACTGCGCATCGACTACACGGCGACGACCGACAAGCCGACGCATCTCAATCTGACCAACCACAACTACTGGAACCTGGCGGGCGCCGGAGCCGGGAAGATTCTCGACCACCAGCTGCAGGTCAACGCCGACCAGTATGTGCCGGTCGACGATAACCTGATCCCCACCGGCAAGCTGGCCGACGTGGCCGGCACGCCGCTTGATTTTCGCGAGTTCCATCGCGTGGGCGAGCGGATCCAGCAGATCGAAGCCGATCCGATTGGTTACGACCATTGCTACGTGATCCAGCGTTCCCAGCCCGGCATGGCGGTCGCCGCCAAGGTGAAGGACCCGTCCAGCGGCCGCACGATGGAAGTCTCCACCACGCAGCCCGGCATCCAGTTCTACTCCGGCAATTTCCTCAACGGCTCCGAAGCGGCCCATGGCCATCAGCAGTACGAAGGTTTTTGCCTGGAAACCCAGCATTACCCCGACACGCCCAACCAGCCCACCTTTCCCACGACGCTGCTCAAGCCGGGGGAAACCTATCACCAGACGACCGTGCATCGCTTCGGCGTGGAATAG
- a CDS encoding DUF1353 domain-containing protein: MRLVLLGLCVLAASGCQPSDVQQTAASLEAMGRFEGDVIASWDADGRNMTLREAFAFVDSKERRWLAPAGSVVNGASIPAAFWTVIGGPFEGKYRNASVVHDVGCEEMTQTWEDVHRMFYEACRSGGVDENTAKVLYYAVYHFGPRWKVQTETVVENQVNANGQMVEQPVDVQTVVRLDPPPPTVEEIAQVNEFISEEDPQLATIETVRRDTLHCHCGKLKDGHTHSHDHDHDHARPEKGVVSLQTEALPIGGKEPQRLPEVDTSSHSPLLKKFEGRGRWARGGFAQFNGSGRSRYSGHDRSPAGGQERTHFSGQDRTQFSSQERTHFSGQERTQFSSQDRSQFGSQEGSPYGQRSGRSFDRDNGGAQATLAPPQMPQQQVALPAITPEETQWATTVVQQYLEKESSKVRPADYQVERLRYGYRVLVQFIHQAEDGEAYTYAGGSTSIRLNPQGQIMEMINGS, encoded by the coding sequence ATGCGTCTTGTACTCCTGGGTCTTTGTGTGCTGGCGGCAAGCGGTTGCCAGCCTTCGGACGTTCAGCAGACGGCGGCCAGTCTGGAAGCGATGGGGCGTTTCGAAGGCGACGTGATCGCTTCCTGGGACGCCGACGGACGTAACATGACGCTCCGCGAGGCGTTTGCCTTTGTGGATTCCAAGGAACGTCGCTGGCTGGCGCCTGCCGGATCGGTCGTGAATGGCGCTTCCATCCCGGCCGCTTTCTGGACGGTGATCGGCGGTCCTTTCGAAGGCAAATATCGGAACGCCTCCGTGGTTCACGATGTGGGCTGCGAAGAAATGACCCAGACCTGGGAAGACGTGCATCGCATGTTTTACGAAGCCTGCCGCAGCGGCGGCGTCGATGAAAACACGGCCAAAGTCCTGTATTATGCGGTCTACCATTTTGGCCCGCGCTGGAAAGTGCAGACGGAAACGGTCGTCGAAAACCAGGTGAACGCCAACGGCCAGATGGTCGAACAGCCGGTCGATGTGCAGACCGTGGTGCGGCTGGATCCGCCGCCGCCGACCGTCGAGGAAATCGCCCAGGTTAATGAGTTCATTTCGGAAGAAGATCCCCAGTTGGCGACGATCGAAACGGTGCGTCGTGATACGCTGCATTGCCATTGCGGCAAGCTGAAGGACGGCCATACCCATTCCCACGATCATGACCATGATCACGCTCGCCCGGAAAAAGGGGTGGTTTCGCTCCAGACCGAAGCGCTGCCGATCGGCGGCAAGGAACCGCAGCGACTGCCCGAGGTCGATACCTCGTCCCATTCTCCGCTGCTGAAAAAGTTTGAAGGCCGAGGACGATGGGCCCGAGGCGGTTTCGCCCAGTTTAACGGCAGCGGTCGCTCCCGATACAGCGGCCACGATCGCTCGCCAGCAGGCGGCCAGGAACGTACGCATTTCAGCGGACAGGATCGCACCCAGTTCAGCAGCCAGGAACGTACGCATTTCAGCGGCCAGGAACGTACCCAGTTCAGCAGCCAGGATCGCTCGCAGTTCGGCAGCCAGGAAGGTTCTCCGTACGGACAGCGCAGCGGACGTTCGTTCGATCGCGACAACGGCGGCGCCCAGGCTACGCTGGCTCCGCCGCAGATGCCGCAGCAGCAGGTTGCGCTGCCGGCGATCACGCCGGAAGAAACCCAGTGGGCGACGACGGTGGTGCAGCAATACCTGGAGAAAGAGTCGAGCAAGGTGCGTCCGGCTGACTACCAGGTGGAGCGGTTGCGGTACGGCTATCGCGTGCTGGTGCAGTTCATTCACCAGGCTGAAGATGGCGAGGCCTATACGTATGCCGGCGGCAGCACCAGCATTCGGCTGAATCCGCAGGGCCAGATCATGGAAATGATCAACGGGAGCTGA
- a CDS encoding DUF7133 domain-containing protein → MFRLSLAAAFLAALGGVSLQAQNVAPTDAIPAEEQQPKFHLPPGFEIQCVLSEPEIGQPMNLNFDARGRLWVTHSIEYPYPAAGEGVEPRPERFAGGDGNAPRDRLTIVESLAANGKAERITHFASGLNIPIGQTPLGDGSEAIVYSIPSIFHVRDTNGDGQADQKETLYAGFGNRDTHGMSNAYTRWIDGWIYGCHGFTNSSTIRDGSGHVTSMRSGNTYRFRADGSRFQQFTFGQVNPFGLTFDPLGNLFDSDCHTLPVYLLIRGALYPHFGNKPDALGFGPTMIDHNHGSTGICGPAYYSADHFPAGYRDSIFICNPVTGRVHRDQLKRVGSTYLIDSQPDFIQCDDPWFRPVDAIVGPDGALYVADFYNAVIGHYEVPLPHPKRDRTHGRVWRIVYRGTNGDAPSPTSVDLTRLTPEQLGERLADPNLQVRVAATNYLLDAFPDQAGDIALPLLRSESAEQRVHSLWILERLGKLNDSALRQLAADPDRMVRVHVMRMLAERETWQELETRIVRQGLYDDDPFVVRTAVDALGLHPALENIALLLQCWSDAIEGDTHLVHTVRIALRHHLRDARFVKALPGVRYAGESLQKLQQMAAVSESAPALGWLAATPADQLSPGVLQSAAPWIARLGDDDQLRRWITVCQEKFAGKTLPQANLIASMAAGLEQRGLQPEASVPLKAWCEQLSVPLLAEIQAGSYDAKQGPAALALVGRFGASELAPKLGMLAGDAKQTGELRVAAAQALIALDARPEGLAALQSLLADATAGLDIRRTAAQALGAVDAEAARSMLVDAAPHSAAPLQREIALALCQTRAGAEQLLGAIALGKASARLLQDQTVGERFAGQATAEMKTQAAMLTRDLPSVESRLAELITERAAAFADQPVSVERGEQAFKKHCGACHRFGPTGPAIGPQLDGAGKRGVARLLEDVLDPNRNVDAAFRTVNVLTSDGKVISGLKQREEGEVLVLADQRGQEIRIPRDDIDQIRNSPLSLMPANMAEALPEKDLYDLLSYLLSK, encoded by the coding sequence ATGTTTCGATTGTCTCTTGCCGCGGCGTTCCTGGCGGCGCTTGGCGGCGTTTCGCTGCAGGCGCAGAATGTGGCTCCGACCGACGCCATCCCGGCGGAGGAGCAGCAACCCAAGTTTCACCTGCCGCCCGGCTTTGAAATTCAATGCGTGCTGAGCGAGCCGGAAATCGGCCAGCCGATGAACTTGAACTTCGACGCCCGCGGCCGGCTCTGGGTGACGCACTCGATCGAATACCCGTATCCGGCGGCCGGTGAAGGGGTCGAGCCCCGCCCCGAACGCTTCGCCGGCGGCGACGGCAATGCGCCCCGCGACCGGTTGACCATCGTGGAGTCGCTCGCGGCTAATGGCAAGGCGGAGCGGATCACGCACTTTGCTTCCGGCCTCAACATCCCCATCGGCCAGACGCCGCTGGGCGACGGCAGCGAAGCGATCGTCTACAGTATTCCCAGTATCTTCCACGTGCGCGACACCAACGGCGACGGCCAGGCCGACCAGAAAGAGACGCTCTATGCGGGCTTTGGCAACCGTGATACGCACGGCATGTCGAACGCCTACACCCGCTGGATCGACGGCTGGATCTATGGCTGCCACGGTTTCACCAACAGCTCGACCATTCGCGACGGCAGCGGGCACGTCACGTCGATGCGGTCCGGCAATACGTATCGCTTCCGCGCCGACGGATCCCGCTTTCAACAATTCACGTTTGGCCAGGTCAATCCGTTTGGACTGACCTTTGATCCGCTGGGGAACCTGTTCGACAGCGACTGCCACACGCTGCCCGTTTATCTGCTCATTCGCGGGGCCCTGTATCCGCACTTCGGCAACAAGCCCGACGCCCTGGGATTTGGTCCGACGATGATCGACCATAATCATGGTTCGACCGGCATCTGCGGGCCGGCCTACTACTCGGCCGATCACTTTCCAGCCGGGTATCGCGACAGCATTTTTATCTGCAATCCGGTGACCGGCCGGGTGCATCGGGACCAACTCAAACGGGTTGGTTCGACTTATCTGATCGATTCGCAGCCCGACTTTATCCAGTGCGACGATCCTTGGTTCCGGCCGGTCGATGCGATCGTCGGTCCCGACGGCGCCCTGTATGTGGCCGACTTTTACAACGCCGTCATCGGCCATTACGAGGTTCCGCTGCCGCACCCCAAACGGGACCGCACCCATGGCCGCGTCTGGCGGATCGTCTATCGCGGCACGAACGGCGACGCCCCGTCGCCGACGAGCGTCGACCTGACCCGTCTCACGCCGGAGCAACTGGGCGAGCGACTGGCCGATCCGAACCTGCAGGTGCGCGTCGCGGCGACCAACTATCTGCTGGACGCCTTTCCCGATCAGGCTGGCGACATCGCTCTGCCGCTCCTCCGTAGCGAGTCGGCGGAACAGCGCGTGCATAGCCTGTGGATCCTGGAACGCCTGGGCAAGTTGAATGATTCGGCCCTGCGCCAGTTGGCTGCCGACCCTGACCGGATGGTGCGGGTCCACGTGATGCGCATGCTGGCCGAGCGGGAAACCTGGCAGGAACTGGAAACCAGGATCGTCCGGCAGGGCCTGTACGACGATGATCCGTTTGTGGTTCGCACCGCGGTTGACGCGCTAGGCTTGCACCCGGCGCTGGAAAACATCGCCTTGTTGCTGCAGTGCTGGTCCGACGCGATCGAAGGCGACACGCACCTGGTGCATACAGTGCGGATTGCGCTGCGACATCACCTGCGCGACGCCCGCTTTGTGAAAGCGTTGCCCGGAGTGCGTTACGCTGGCGAGTCACTGCAGAAGCTGCAGCAGATGGCGGCCGTTTCCGAGAGTGCGCCCGCGCTCGGCTGGCTGGCGGCCACGCCAGCCGATCAGTTGTCGCCGGGAGTCCTTCAAAGTGCGGCCCCCTGGATCGCCCGCCTGGGCGACGACGATCAGCTGCGACGGTGGATTACGGTTTGCCAGGAAAAATTCGCCGGCAAAACGCTGCCCCAGGCGAACCTGATAGCTTCGATGGCGGCGGGTCTGGAGCAGCGGGGCCTGCAGCCCGAAGCGAGCGTCCCGCTGAAAGCCTGGTGCGAACAATTGTCGGTCCCGTTGCTGGCCGAGATTCAAGCCGGATCGTATGACGCGAAGCAGGGACCGGCGGCCCTGGCCCTGGTGGGCCGATTCGGGGCGTCCGAGCTGGCGCCGAAATTAGGGATGCTGGCCGGCGATGCGAAACAGACCGGGGAACTGCGCGTGGCGGCCGCCCAGGCGCTAATTGCCCTGGACGCTCGTCCCGAGGGGCTCGCCGCCCTGCAGTCGCTGCTTGCCGATGCGACGGCGGGGCTCGATATCCGACGCACGGCGGCCCAGGCGCTGGGGGCTGTCGATGCCGAAGCGGCCCGTTCCATGCTGGTCGACGCCGCTCCGCATTCGGCCGCTCCGCTGCAGCGGGAGATTGCCCTCGCACTATGCCAGACTCGGGCCGGCGCGGAGCAACTGCTGGGGGCGATCGCACTGGGCAAAGCGTCTGCCCGGTTGCTGCAGGACCAGACCGTCGGCGAGCGTTTTGCAGGGCAAGCGACCGCCGAGATGAAAACGCAGGCCGCCATGCTGACGCGGGACTTGCCTTCGGTGGAGTCACGACTGGCCGAATTGATTACCGAGCGGGCGGCCGCCTTTGCGGACCAGCCTGTTTCGGTGGAACGAGGCGAGCAGGCCTTCAAAAAGCATTGCGGCGCCTGCCACCGTTTTGGTCCCACCGGCCCGGCGATTGGCCCGCAACTGGATGGCGCCGGCAAGCGGGGCGTTGCTCGTCTGCTGGAGGATGTGCTCGACCCGAATCGGAACGTCGATGCGGCATTTCGCACGGTGAATGTGCTAACCAGCGACGGCAAGGTGATCAGCGGTCTCAAGCAGCGCGAAGAAGGGGAGGTCTTGGTGCTGGCTGACCAGCGCGGGCAAGAGATTCGCATTCCGCGGGACGACATCGATCAGATTCGCAATTCGCCGTTGTCGCTCATGCCGGCCAACATGGCGGAAGCTTTGCCGGAAAAGGATCTCTACGACCTGCTCAGCTATCTGCTCAGCAAGTAG